The Numida meleagris isolate 19003 breed g44 Domestic line chromosome 10, NumMel1.0, whole genome shotgun sequence genome includes a window with the following:
- the LOC110404266 gene encoding uncharacterized protein LOC110404266 translates to MEESAAEEEEGVLRDYLAYYAARGAEGRLAACDEAGLKARARRLPERRGALDVRGVAERCRRARGRRGGSVLRDLLKALEVLELLCVNLLLSPWRKEIRSLKTFTGNFVYYVQSVLPDDIVKTVLEKIGYIATTATEFSLVRKRNNEETKQTAFEIFLARIECEAILEMTNEEKHCSLEKTLQKRSQMHWHHTNKDKEDQTPQREDSEDLENKENSETSSCLATQQKSSINSNTSFEAARNLKIKDDTPHLAVTQSTNRLQEHQRQVINTVHFPGKCSDSEDFLIKYSDIVIRQTPIFSENLSPKAFGKKPRASLSEECGLAVTAQSTPNELWSVPLSPGASGPPAFAIFADSSCDSKNTSEYEAQQVPEESIEAKINDAINCVDPDPTDKPSELKSLPYKDVASVQNCPIPREEEVCDLSLTFTKLQVKDTQEDLMYPIEETGHPESLSYANTSDRNGRELNHSKTKCTYSTNAEMQNRAAAFIEPSSDVCCTTGSMEDPTSGSDGKGLLMDTPNARRASECFRHIREPPNPTYIPPQSIDVRSPSRRSTSAQCRRNLLQPDSESSEVKPENYNLKVNEIQEPYVIIDKTDQGMLC, encoded by the exons atGGAGGAGTCGGCGGccgaggaagaggagggggtGCTGCGGGACTACCTGGCCTACTACGCGGCCCGGGGGGCGGAGGGGCGGCTGGCGGCGTGCGACGAGGCCGGCCTGAAGGCGAGGGCGCGGCGGCTGCCGGAGCGGCGGGGCGCGCTGGACGTGCGCGGCGTGGCCGAGCGGTGCCGGAGGGCccgcgggcggcggggcggcaGCGTGCTGCGGGACCTGCTGAAGGCGCTGGAGgtcctggagctgctctgcgTCAACTTGCTGCTGTCCCCGTGGAGGAAGGAGATCCGGTCGCTGAAG ACATTCACCGGTAATTTTGTCTACTATGTTCAATCTGTGCTCCCAGATGACATAGTAAAAACAGTACTGGAGAAAATAGGTTACATTGCAACAACAGCAACTGAGTTTTCACTtgtcagaaagagaaacaatgaggaaacaaagcagactGCCTTTGAAATATTCCTGGCAAGAATTGAGTGTGAAGCCATCCTCGAAatgacaaatgaagaaaaacactgcagtttggAGAAGACCTTGCAGAAGAGATCACAAATGCACTGGCATCACACAAATAAGGACAAGGAGGATCAGACGCCCCAGAGAGAGGACTCTGAAGatctagaaaataaagaaaatagtgAAACATCTTCGTGCCTTGCTACTCAACAGAAGTCTTCAATTAATAGCAATACGTCCTTTGAAGCCGCTCGGAATCTTAAGATCAAAGATGACACACCTCACTTAGCGGTAACTCAATCCACTAACAGGCTTCAGGAACACCAAAGGCAAGTCATTAACACAGTACACTTTCCGGGCAAATGCTCAGACAGTGAGGACTTCTTGATCAAATATAGTGACATTGTCATCAGACAAACACCTATTTTCAGTGAGAATCTTTCTCCaaaagcttttggaaaaaagCCAAGAGCCAGTCTAAGCGAGGAATGTGGTCTGGCAGTCACTGCACAGTCAACTCCAAATGAGCTCTGGTCGGTGCCACTCTCACCAGGAGCAAGCGGTCCACCAGCCTTTGCAATATTTGCTGACAGCTCTTGTGACAGTAAGAACACTTCAGAGTACGAAGCTCAGCAAGTCCCTGAAGAATCGATTGAAGCAAAAATTAATGATGCCATAAATTGTGTAGACCCAGACCCCACAGACAAACCCAGTGAGCTCAAGTCTCTGCCATACAAGGATGTCGCATCTGTCCAGAACTGCCCCATCCCTAGGGAAGAGGAAGTCTGTGATCTGTCTTTAACCTTCACAAAACTACAAGTCAAGGACACTCAGGAAGATCTGATGTATCCAATAGAGGAAACTGGGCACCCTGAGTCACTATCATATGCAAATACAAGTGACAGGAATGGGAGAGAATTGAATCATTCCAAAACGAAGTGCACATACTCAACtaatgctgaaatgcagaacAGAGCAGCTGCATTTATTGAGCCATCTTCAGATGTGTGCTGTACTACTGGGAGCATGGAGGATCCCACTAGTGGCTCTGATGGCAAGGGACTATTAATGGATACTCCTAATGCACGCAGGGCTTCTGAGTGCTTCAGGCACATTAGAGAACCCCCTAATCCCACCTACATTCCACCACAAAGTATTGATGTTCGGTCTCCAAGCAGAAGGAGCACCAGTGCACAGTGCAGAAGGAACCTCTTGCAGCCTGACAGTGAGTCCAGTGAAGTAAAACCAGAGAACtataatttaaaagtaaatgaaatccAAGAGCCTTATGTTATTATTGACAAAACTGACCAAGGAATGTTGTGCTAG